Proteins from a single region of Oncorhynchus nerka isolate Pitt River linkage group LG18, Oner_Uvic_2.0, whole genome shotgun sequence:
- the LOC115145928 gene encoding LOW QUALITY PROTEIN: tubby-related protein 4-like (The sequence of the model RefSeq protein was modified relative to this genomic sequence to represent the inferred CDS: inserted 1 base in 1 codon; deleted 1 base in 1 codon), producing the protein MLATVEHGPILCSDSNILCLSWKGRVPKSEKDKPVCQRRYHEEGWLATGNGRGVVGVTFTSSHCRRDRNTPQRINFNLRGHNSEVVLVRWNEPFQKLATCDMEGGIFVWIQYEGRWSVELVNDRGAQVSDFTWSHDGTQALIAYRDGFVLVGSVSGQRHWSSEINLESQITCGIWTPDDQQVLFGTADGQVIVMDCHGRMLAHVLLHESDGIVGMSWNCPCFLVEDSTESDTDSDDNPPQVRILKPLLTVSFISGDISLMNNYDDLAPTVIRSGLKDVEVQWCSQGDLLAAAGMERHGLPGVPSDPIVRNALVKFYNVQGEHIYTLETPAQRPITTICWGHRDSRLFLACGTALYVVRVEHRVASLQLLCQQGIASALREERDVGKLNMPSLLCSYVTTAFIPTIKPPIPDPNNIRDFVSYPTAGNERLHCTMKRAEDNPEAGGPCYTLYLEHLGGLVPILKGRRISKLRPEFIIIDPKTDSKADEVCVNAMISYMTDSCNCSDSSDIELSDEWVGKKSPKLSRGNGSPKLSRRNMESRKSPKMSRASQEGPRSPRLPTKKPPIRSPSLTRREMSMDGISEHNYLAQVTSNIWGTKFKIVGLASFLPANLGAVIYKTSLLHLQPRQMTIYLPEVRKISLDFMSLPVFNPNVFSEDEDDLPVMGPSGVTSDNPPCTVNIPIAPIHSPAQAMSPTQSIGLVQSLLANQNIQLDVLTNPTATASAAAAAAAASASIAGPDHGQNAVAAQYSGTLGRYSNPGQGIFNRLEMGPLLAGTLPPPPPPHHXPQQPQQQRPQSQQTHQQQSKQPPQILTQQQQQQQQQRMQQHQQLQHQQHQIQQQHQQLQQHHIQQIQQQQQQQTQQHQALQQQHQQQQAALQQQQQQIQHQHQHLQQQQIAQQHQQMQLQHEQMHQQQQQMQQQQQQIRQQIIEMRQQQQQLQQQHQQIQQQHQQMQRQHQQMQQQLKLQITLPPPPTGYPTISLQQFQVLQQIPHPSAELGPERGEQGHTQSHTLGRPSLPRSRPPSFIDVDSLRSRPPSFIEADTSRSRPPSFIDIDTIRTRPPSFIDADTGTLRSRPPSFLDADSSRSRPPSFIDTDTLRSRPPSFLDAETSLEIQMRKVNPPPPYPGTIVSAATATTSTAPQTLITNCDNPNILVTADPCLKKDEFSLHPVGLQYQMGYERITTFDSSGNVEEVCRPRRRLISNQNTYAVQGMGGSATLKVTSSSDSKKVQLPYSSATLSRLSVPRYSIPSRDPPPYPDPANQANINTTTLSPPQRMDNSHMIHATLRPDRRDVESRLKVSQMVDASRTLPTKSKINSAALALSYQQRVPTALYTCTQCSSNSSSTSVSVSGGGSSSSGIAGGTVVRQDFPPGKGAHHSTIIVHSKSTSPQASQSSYNLLSPVDNSRDRTVYVNSAFTEDETLSQQCRHLTLGEVSLTLKRPPPYQWDPNTAEEFWIPPEQTIVAPPPPPPPTHKPPPPIIFSNAQHLDMTRLPFVLSTKPPSSPSTVTFPSGYQISMSPFPPGVGQDGSPLQSMQSHPPPCPPNEVVAPVPQFAQQDPNLVLPPGYPPSHANLACCPLPPMYPGAASCAGLQLHPVSLHPWNPYSLPMQDLSGSATLPSKSHQVLEKPVLSPPPPVAPPPPPRTLPPPPPTELPKSKSPTEELAESASSFQEPSSLNESPVPDRQGSDMFSKKSRKRLDSRAEAANMTTVSEGKSKKEGRALSDFNSLISSPRLGGREKKKLKGQREQLNKTKKLNRTSTTSEFQDSSESEPELFISGDELMNQSQSSKKGWKSKRSLRMASELEEIKCRKANEREDRGLGSQGFIYVMANKQPLWNEATQVYQLDFGGRVTQESAKNFQIELDGRQVMQFGRIDGNAYILDFQYPFSAVQAFAVALANVTQRLK; encoded by the exons ATGTTGGCTACTGTGGAACATGGTCCCATCCTCTGCAGCGACTCCAACATCCTCTGCCTCTCCTGGAAGGGCCGGGTCCCCAAGAGCGAGAAGGACAAGCCGGTGTGCCAGCGGCGCTACCATGAGGAGGGCTGGCTGGCCACAGGGAacgggagaggggtggtgggcgTGACGTTCACATCCAGCCACTGCAGGAGAGACAGGAACACTCCTCAGAGAATCAACTTCAACCTGCGAGGACACAACAGTGAG GTTGTGTTGGTTCGTTGGAATGAGCCCTTTCAGAAGTTGGCCACGTGTGACATGGAGGGAGGCATCTTCGTCTGGATTCAGTATGAGGGACGGTGGTCTGTAGAGTTAGTGAATGACCGTGGTGCCCAG GTGAGTGATTTCACATGGTCCCATGATGGCACTCAGGCCTTGATCGCCTACAGGGATGGGTTTGTCTTGGTGGGGTCAGTCAGCGGACAGAGACACTGGTCATCAGAGATCAACCTGGAGAGCCAGATCACCTGTGGCATCTGGACACCTGACGACCAACAG GTGTTGTTTGGTACAGCCGACGGTCAGGTGATAGTGATGGACTGTCATGGTCGCATGCTGGCCCATGTCCTGCTACACGAGTCGGATGGCATCGTCGGCATGTCATGGAACTGCCCCTGCTTCCTAGTGGAGGACAGCACAGAAAGCGACACCGACTCTGATGACAACCCACCTCAAG TGCGTATCCTGAAGCCCCTTCTGACAGTTAGCTTCATATCAGGAGACATCAGTTTGATGAACAACTACGATGACCTCGCTCCTACCGTCATCCGCTCAGGACTCAAAG ATGTGGAGGTCCAGTGGTGTTCTCAGGGGGACCTCCTGGCGGCAGCTGGGATGGAGAGACATGGGCTCCCTGGAGTCCCCTCTGACCCTATCGTGAGGAACGCCCTGGTCAAATTCTACAACGTCCAAGGAGAACATATCTACACGTTAGAAACACCTGCCCAG CGCCCCATCACCACTATCTGCTGGGGCCACAGAGACTCTCGTCTGTTCCTGGCGTGTGGCACGGCGCTGTACGTGGTGCGGGTGGAGCACCGGGTGGCCAGCCTGCAGCTGCTGTGCCAACAGGGCATCGCCAGTGCCCTGCGGGAGGAGAGGGACGTGGGCAAACTAAACATGCCCTCCTTACTCTGTTCCTATGTCACAACCGCCTTCATACCCACCATCAAG CCTCCTATTCCTGATCCCAACAACATCCGGGACTTTGTCAGCTACCCCACAGCTGGTAACGAGAGGCTGCACTGCACCATGAAGCGAGCGGAGGACAACCCAGAGGCAGGGGGACCCTGTTACACCCTCTACCTGGAACACCTAGGCGGTCTGGTGCCCATCCTCAAAGGCAGACGCATCAGCAAGCTACGGCCAGAGTTCATCATCATCGACCCTAAAACAGACAGCAAAGCAG ATGAGGTGTGTGTGAATGCTATGATCTCCTACATGACTGACAGCTGTAACTGTTCGGACTCCAGCGACATTGAGTTGAGTGATGAGTGGGTCGGGAAGAAGTCCCCTAAACTGTCCAGAGGAAACGGGTCACCCAAGCTTTCCAG AAGGAACATGGAATCTAGAAAATCTCCCAAAATGTCCCGGGCTAGTCAAGAAGGCCCACGATCACCCCGGTTACCAACAAAGAAGCCACCAATTCGATCTCCCAGTTTGACGCGTCGAGAGATGTCCATGGATGGAATCTCTGAG CATAATTATCTTGCTCAAGTCACGTCCAATATTTGGGGGACAAAGTTCAAAATCGTTGGACTTGCTTCTTTCCTACCTGCTAATCTTGGTGCAG TTATCTATAAGACCAGTTTGCTGCATCTACAACCAAGGCAGATGACAATCTACCTTCCGGAGGTCCGGAAAATATCACTTGACTTCATGAGCCTGCCTGTCTTTAACCCAAACGTCTTCAGTGAGGATGAGGATGACTTGCCTG TGATGGGACCATCTGGAGTGACAAGTGACAACCCTCCCTGTACGGTCAACATCCCCATCGCACCCATCCACAGCCCTGCCCAAGCCATGTCCCCCACTCAGAGCATTGGACTGGTCCAGTCCCTGCTGGCCAATCAGAACATCCAGCTGGATGTCTTGACCAATCCCACGGCTACGGCTTCAGCTGCAGCGGCCGCTGCAGCAGCCTCGGCCTCTATTGCAGGGCCTGATCACGGTCAGAATGCAGTAGCAGCACAGTACAGTGGGACTCTAGGAAGGTACTCCAACCCAGGACAGGGGATCTTTAACAGGCTAGAGATGGGTCCCCTCCTAGCTGGAACACTGCCTCCACCTCCGCCTCCACATC CCCCTCAACAACCTCAACAACAACGTCCTCAGTCTCAACAGACACACCAACAACAGTCCAAACAACCACCGCAGATACTaacccaacagcagcagcagcaacaacaacagagaaTGCAACAGCATCAACAACTACAGCACCAGCAACATCAGattcaacaacaacatcaacaactacAACAGCATCATATACAGcagatccaacagcagcagcagcaacagactCAGCAGCACCAAGCACTGCAACAACAGCACCAACAACAACAGGCGGCActgcaacagcaacaacagcagatCCAACATCAGCACCAACACTTGCAACAGCAGCAAATCGCTCAGCAGCACCAACAGATGCAACTGCAACATGAGCAAATGCATCAGCAGCAGCAACAaatgcagcagcaacagcagcagatcCGACAGCAGATTATAGAGATgaggcagcaacaacagcagctgcagcagcaacATCAGCAGATACAACAGCAACACCAACAGATGCAGAGGCAGCACCAACAAATGCAGCAGCAACTGAAGCTGCAGATCACCTTGCCCCCTCCGCCTACTGGCTATCCCACCATCTCTCTGCAGCAGTTCCAGGTACTGCAACAGATACCCCACCCCAGTGCAGAGTTGGGACCAGAAAGAGGAGAGCAGGGGCATACTCAGAGTCATACTCTGGGCAGGCCAAGTCTACCGCGATCCaggcctccatcattcattgatGTAGACAGCTTACGGTCCAGACCTCCTTCCTTCATCGAAGCAGACACATCAAGATCTAGACCACCATCATTCATCGACATAGACACAATACGGACTAGACCTCCTTCTTTCATTGATGCAGATACAGGTACATTGCGGTCTAGACCCCCGTCGTTCCTCGATGCAGACTCCTCCCGATCCAGACCTCCTTCAttcatagacacagacacactacgTTCTAGACCTCCTTCCTTCCTCGATGCAGAGACTTCCCTTGAGATCCAGATGAGAAAGGTGAACCCTCCACCACCCTACCCAGGAACCATAGTGTCTGCAGCCACCGCCACAACCTCCACCGCTCCTCAGACCCTCATCACCAACTGTGACAACCCCAACATACTGGTCACAGCAGACCCGTGTCTGAAGAAAGACGAGTTCTCACTCCACCCAGTTGGTCTCCAGTACCAGATGGGATACGAGAGGATCACAACCTTTGACAGCAGTGGGAATGTAGAGGAGGTGTGTCGCCCTCGCAGAAGACTCATAAGCAACCAGAACACCTACGCTGTTCAAGGCATGGGAGGTTCGGCCACACTTAAAGTCACCTCATCGTCTGACAGTAAGAAAGTCCAGCTTCCTTACAGCTCAGCAACTCTAAGCCGCCTCTCTGTGCCACGATACTCCATACCCAGCAGAGACCCGCCCCCCTACCCAGATCCAGCCAATCAGGCTAACATTAACACGACGACACTTTCTCCTCCCCAACGCATGGACAATAGTCACATGATTCACGCCACCTTGCGACCTGACCGGCGAGACGTGGAATCTCGCCTGAAGGTGTCCCAGATGGTTGACGCTTCAAGGACTCTACCAACCAAGTCTAAGATCAACAGTGCGGCCCTAGCACTCTCTTACCAGCAGAGGGTGCCCACGGCTCTGTATACCTGCAcacagtgcagcagcaacagcagcagcaccagtgtcagtgttagtggtggtggtagtagcagcagtggcatCGCAGGAGGCACTGTAGTGCGACAGGATTTCCCTCCAGGAAAAGGTGCTCATCACAGCACCATCATTGTTCACTCCAAAAGCACTTCGCCTCAAGCTTCTCAGTCATCTTACAATCTGCTGAGTCCTGTTGATAACAGCAGGGATAGGACTGTGTATGTGAACTCTGCCTTTACCGAAGACGAGACATTAAGTCAGCAGTGTCGTCACTTGACTCTTGGGGAAGTTAGTTTGACACTGAAACGTCCTCCACCATACCAGTGGGACCCAAACACTGCAGAGGAGTTCTGGATACCCCCAGAACAGACTATCGtagctcctcctccacctccaccaccaacacacaaACCACCACCCCCGATCATCTTCAGCAATGCTCAGCATCTGGACATGACACGGCTGCCTTTTGTACTTTCAACAAAACCTCCCAGCAGCCCAAGTACTGTTACTTTCCCATCAGGTTACCAGATCTCCATGTCACCTTTCCCTCCAGGGGTTGGTCAGGATGGATCCCCACTCCAGTCCATGCAGAGCCATCCACCACCCTGCCCTCCCAACGAAGTAGTTGCTCCAGTCCCCCAGTTTGCCCAGCAGGACCCCAACCTGGTCTTGCCACCTGGATACCCTCCCAGCCATGCCAACCTAGCTTGCTGCCCTCTGCCCCCAATGTACCCAGGGGCCGCCTCCTGTGCTGGGCTTCAGCTGCACCCTGTTAGCCTGCACCCCTGGAACCCATATAGCCTACCCATGCAGGACCTGTCAGGCTCTGCCACCCTCCCCAGCAAGTCTCATCAGGTGTTAGAAAAGCCagtcctctccccacctcctcctgttgctccccccccaccacctcgtacacttcctcctcctccaccaaccGAGCTGCCGAAATCCAAAAGCCCTACAGAGGAGCTGGCGGAATCTGCCAGTAGCTTCCAGGAGCCGTCTTCTCTAAACGAAAGCCCCGTTCCAGACCGACAGGGGTCCGACATGTTCAGCAAGAAAAGTCGTAAACGTCTAGACAGCCGAGCCGAGGCGGCAAACATGACCACCGTCTCAGAGGGCAAATCCAAAAAGGAAGGGCGCGCCCTCTCCGACTTCaactcc ctcatctccagccccaggcttggCGGCAGGGAGAAGAAGAAACTCAAAGGCCAGAGGGAGCAGCTGAACAAAACCAAGAAGCTCAACAGGACCAGTACCACTAGCGAGTTCCAGGACAGTTCGGAGAGCGAGCCCGAGCTCTTCATCAGCGGAGATGAACTGATGAACCAGAGCCAGAGCTCCAAGAAGGGTTGGAAGAGTAAGAGAAGCCTGAGGATGGCCAGTGAACTGGAGGAGATTAAGTGCAGGAAGGCCAATGAGAGAGAGGACCGTGGGCTGGGGAGCCAGGGATTCATCTATGTCATGGCCAATAAGCAGCCACTCTGGAATGAGGCCACACAGGTCTACCAGTTGGACTTCGGAGGACGAGTCACTCAGGAGTCTGCTAAGAACTTTCAGATCGAGCTGGACGGGAGACAG GTGATGCAGTTTGGCAGAATCGATGGGAACGCCTATATCCTGGATTTCCAGTATCCTTTCTCAGCAGTGCAGGCCTTTGCTGTTGCCTTAGCCAATGTTACTCAAAGGCTGAAGTAA